One region of Candidatus Electrothrix rattekaaiensis genomic DNA includes:
- a CDS encoding sugar phosphate nucleotidyltransferase, with protein sequence MVMPSTLAMILAGGRVDELGVLTHYRPKSAVPFGGFARVIDFPLTNLMRSGIERIAILSQYRSYSLVNHIGTGAAWDMIGRHRGISILPPFKDYENPHWYRGSADAVHQNLDFVRYHKPSEILILSGDHIYEMDYRDMIHFHNEHDADVTAAFIRVKKEDASLRFGVAEIGDEYSEGGSLLSYEEKPADPKGEWASLTVLCFKPEVLYKVLRKNQAAASYEFGRDILPMMVQEGMKVLGYKFRGYWGYTRTVNEYWQTSMDLLGSNPLIDLEKWGIRTNLEHRDIRDCQPLKVGSQGVLDNSLAYNGCIIDGTVKNSILFPGVRVEKGAVVENSVLFFNTLVKEGGQLRQVVSDVNTTFGANAQVGISPTGVSDRVTVIGWNNHVPDKMTIGCGCSVAPGIEEEKWPENGLEDMEELQ encoded by the coding sequence ATGGTAATGCCTTCTACATTGGCGATGATTCTGGCCGGTGGCCGCGTTGACGAGTTGGGTGTACTGACCCATTATCGTCCCAAGTCTGCTGTACCTTTTGGCGGATTTGCACGGGTGATCGACTTTCCGCTGACGAACCTCATGCGTTCGGGCATTGAGCGGATCGCTATTCTCAGTCAGTATCGTTCCTATTCTCTGGTTAACCATATCGGGACCGGAGCTGCTTGGGATATGATCGGACGGCATCGAGGTATTTCCATTCTTCCACCCTTTAAGGATTATGAAAATCCGCATTGGTACAGAGGATCGGCAGATGCTGTGCATCAGAACCTGGACTTTGTCCGCTATCATAAGCCGAGCGAGATCCTGATTCTTTCCGGTGATCATATTTATGAGATGGATTATCGCGATATGATTCATTTTCATAATGAGCATGATGCTGATGTAACAGCTGCTTTTATTAGGGTGAAGAAAGAAGATGCGTCTTTGCGTTTCGGTGTGGCGGAAATCGGTGATGAGTACAGTGAAGGCGGATCGCTCCTCTCCTATGAAGAGAAACCCGCAGATCCGAAAGGGGAATGGGCTTCCCTCACGGTTCTCTGCTTTAAACCGGAAGTGCTCTACAAAGTGCTCCGGAAGAATCAGGCAGCCGCCTCCTATGAATTCGGAAGAGATATTCTTCCGATGATGGTGCAGGAGGGAATGAAGGTGCTCGGATATAAATTTCGAGGGTACTGGGGGTACACCCGTACTGTTAACGAGTACTGGCAAACCTCTATGGATCTCCTGGGCAGCAATCCTTTGATTGATCTAGAAAAGTGGGGAATACGAACCAATCTTGAACATCGAGATATTCGTGACTGCCAACCCTTGAAAGTTGGGTCGCAAGGTGTTTTAGATAATTCCTTGGCCTATAATGGGTGCATTATTGATGGCACAGTGAAAAATTCTATCTTGTTTCCCGGTGTTCGGGTGGAAAAAGGGGCGGTTGTTGAAAATTCTGTGCTTTTTTTCAACACACTGGTCAAAGAGGGAGGACAGCTCCGGCAGGTGGTCAGTGATGTCAACACCACCTTTGGGGCCAATGCTCAGGTCGGTATATCTCCTACAGGTGTTAGTGACCGGGTGACGGTTATCGGCTGGAATAATCATGTTCCTGACAAAATGACCATCGGTTGCGGATGCTCGGTTGCGCCGGGTATCGAAGAAGAAAAATGGCCAGAAAACGGGCTGGAGGATATGGAGGAACTGCAATGA
- a CDS encoding glucose-1-phosphate adenylyltransferase family protein, with the protein MREAKDALVLLLAGGIGSRLNILVGHRAKPAVPFGGLYRIIDFSLSNVMNSGLTRVGVLTQYKPLSLMRHIQTGEAWDFTGRTRGIKILPPRTGEKDSDWYKGTADAIRQNIDFIRNNQSEQIVILSGDHIYQMDFDDMISYHREKNAGVTIGMMVVPKSEIHQFGAGIVDDENRIVDWEEKPKEPRTNLASMGIYVFDTEYLLKALSGDREEIDFGMHIIPRAIEEKQVYAYPFYGYWRDVGTIQSYWDANMDILRADSGISPEEWGIRPNTEADGRIMDRGPARFAQGCTVQSSMISAGSVIEGTVLNSVLSPGVIVRKGAVVRDSVILEDSVIEAGAEVDLVVCDKRVHIGEGALVGHGDEEAKKICNQEYPTHLYSGITLIGKEVLIPEKMKIGRNCIIRPGKKGHDERVLPTELKHGGIF; encoded by the coding sequence ATGAGAGAAGCAAAGGATGCCTTGGTGCTTTTGCTGGCCGGTGGTATCGGCAGTCGTCTCAATATCTTGGTTGGGCATCGGGCTAAACCGGCAGTGCCTTTTGGTGGGCTGTATCGGATCATAGATTTTTCTTTGTCCAATGTGATGAATTCTGGCCTGACTCGGGTTGGCGTGCTGACCCAGTATAAGCCCCTCTCCTTAATGCGTCATATCCAGACCGGTGAGGCTTGGGATTTTACAGGGAGAACGCGCGGGATTAAAATTCTGCCGCCTCGAACTGGCGAAAAGGACTCGGATTGGTACAAAGGAACTGCAGATGCTATCCGGCAAAATATTGATTTTATAAGGAATAACCAGTCGGAGCAGATTGTCATTCTGTCGGGTGATCATATTTATCAGATGGATTTTGATGATATGATTTCGTACCATCGTGAAAAAAATGCAGGTGTGACCATCGGCATGATGGTAGTGCCTAAGAGTGAGATTCATCAGTTCGGTGCCGGGATTGTCGATGATGAGAATCGTATCGTTGATTGGGAAGAAAAACCGAAAGAACCGAGAACCAATCTTGCTTCAATGGGAATTTATGTCTTTGATACAGAATATCTTCTGAAGGCACTTTCCGGTGATCGGGAAGAGATCGACTTCGGTATGCATATTATTCCCCGGGCGATTGAAGAAAAACAGGTCTATGCTTATCCCTTTTACGGGTATTGGCGGGATGTTGGCACTATTCAATCCTATTGGGATGCGAATATGGATATTCTTCGTGCCGATTCTGGAATTTCACCGGAAGAGTGGGGGATACGACCCAATACAGAGGCCGATGGACGGATCATGGATAGGGGGCCTGCTCGTTTTGCACAAGGTTGTACAGTGCAATCCTCTATGATTTCAGCCGGAAGCGTTATTGAGGGAACTGTGCTGAACTCAGTATTATCGCCTGGCGTGATTGTTCGTAAAGGAGCTGTTGTGCGTGACTCAGTCATTTTAGAAGATTCTGTGATTGAAGCCGGTGCCGAGGTCGATTTGGTGGTCTGCGATAAACGAGTGCATATCGGTGAAGGGGCTCTTGTTGGGCACGGCGATGAGGAAGCGAAGAAGATTTGTAATCAAGAGTATCCAACCCATTTGTACAGCGGCATCACGTTGATAGGCAAGGAAGTCCTGATTCCAGAGAAAATGAAGATCGGCAGAAATTGCATTATACGTCCGGGAAAGAAGGGGCATGATGAGAGAGTGCTCCCTACGGAACTTAAACACGGCGGCATTTTTTAA
- a CDS encoding SDR family oxidoreductase: MKAVQQKKRILITGGAGFLGSHLCERLLADGHEVVCLDNYFTGAKQNIVHLLENPYFEVIRHDVTFPLYIEVDEIYNLACPASPIHYQFDPVQTTKTSVHGAINMLGLAKRVKAKIFQASTSEVYGDPQVHPQPESYWGHVNPNGIRSCYDEGKRCAETLFFDYRRQHNLNIKVARIFNTYGPRMHPNDGRVVSNFIVQALQGRPITIYGDGSQSRSFCYVDDLIEAFVRLMDTDDSFTGPVNTGNPGEFTILQLAENVIELTNSKSEIIFEPLPQDDPQQRQPDISLAKEKLGWEPKIPLREGLIPTIAYFDQFLRGIDISDR, translated from the coding sequence ATGAAGGCTGTGCAACAAAAAAAACGGATACTTATTACCGGTGGAGCCGGTTTTCTCGGATCCCATCTTTGTGAGCGATTATTGGCGGACGGACATGAGGTTGTTTGCTTGGATAATTATTTTACGGGTGCCAAACAAAATATCGTCCATCTGCTGGAAAATCCCTATTTTGAGGTGATTCGTCATGATGTGACGTTTCCACTGTATATTGAGGTTGACGAAATTTATAACCTTGCCTGCCCGGCCTCTCCTATCCATTATCAATTTGACCCCGTCCAGACCACTAAGACTTCAGTGCATGGGGCTATTAATATGTTGGGCTTGGCCAAACGAGTCAAGGCCAAGATCTTTCAGGCATCAACCTCCGAGGTCTATGGCGATCCTCAGGTGCATCCACAGCCGGAGAGTTACTGGGGGCATGTTAACCCAAACGGCATTCGTTCCTGTTACGATGAGGGAAAACGATGCGCTGAAACCCTTTTTTTTGATTATCGTCGGCAGCATAACCTGAATATCAAGGTGGCTCGGATTTTTAATACCTATGGACCGAGGATGCATCCCAATGACGGTCGAGTGGTCTCTAATTTTATTGTTCAGGCCTTGCAGGGACGTCCGATAACAATTTACGGGGACGGTTCCCAGTCTAGATCATTTTGTTATGTCGATGACTTGATAGAGGCCTTTGTTCGTCTGATGGATACAGATGACAGTTTTACTGGGCCGGTTAACACTGGCAATCCAGGTGAGTTCACGATCCTGCAACTTGCGGAAAATGTCATTGAACTGACCAACTCAAAATCAGAGATTATCTTTGAGCCTCTTCCCCAGGATGACCCGCAACAGCGCCAACCAGATATCTCTTTGGCAAAGGAAAAGCTCGGTTGGGAACCCAAGATACCCTTACGGGAAGGCTTGATTCCGACCATCGCGTATTTTGATCAATTTTTACGAGGAATCGACATATCTGATCGGTGA
- the gmd gene encoding GDP-mannose 4,6-dehydratase — MKKAFITGVTGQDGAYLAEFLLEKGYMVHGLKRRTSSFNTDRVDHLYQDPHEEDVRFRLHHGDLTDSTNLIRIMQEIQPDEVYNLAAQSHVAVSFETPEYTANSDSLGTLRLLEAIRILGLEKKSRFYQASTSELFGKVQEIPQTENTPFYPRSPYAVAKLYSYWITVNYREAYNMYCCNGILFNHESPIRGETFVTRKITRALARIKLGLQDALYLGNLDAKRDWGHAKDYVQMQWLMLQQEKPEDYVIATGVQHSVREFVAIAAAELGMSLNWQGKGLDEIGIEEKSGKTIVKIDPRYFRPTEVETLLGDPSKAKKQLGWEPKISFAEMVQEMVVEDLKTAERDQMIRQKGYKAYNYFE; from the coding sequence ATGAAAAAAGCTTTTATTACCGGAGTAACCGGGCAAGACGGAGCATATCTTGCAGAATTTCTCCTTGAAAAAGGGTATATGGTTCACGGCCTCAAGCGGCGAACCTCCTCGTTTAACACAGATCGTGTAGATCATCTTTATCAGGATCCACACGAAGAAGACGTTCGTTTTCGTCTCCATCACGGCGACCTAACTGATTCTACTAATCTTATTAGGATTATGCAGGAAATCCAGCCTGATGAGGTGTATAATCTGGCGGCGCAAAGTCATGTAGCAGTATCGTTTGAGACACCAGAGTATACTGCCAATAGTGATTCCCTTGGCACGTTGCGGTTGCTTGAAGCTATTCGGATTCTTGGCTTGGAGAAGAAAAGTCGTTTTTATCAAGCTTCAACCTCAGAGCTTTTTGGAAAGGTTCAGGAAATCCCACAGACCGAAAACACTCCGTTTTACCCACGTTCCCCATATGCCGTAGCAAAACTGTATTCCTATTGGATTACGGTAAATTATAGAGAAGCCTATAATATGTATTGTTGCAACGGGATCCTCTTTAATCACGAATCACCGATTCGAGGAGAAACCTTTGTCACTCGCAAGATTACTAGGGCATTGGCCCGTATCAAGCTGGGCCTACAGGATGCCCTTTACTTAGGTAATTTGGACGCTAAACGGGATTGGGGACACGCAAAAGACTATGTCCAGATGCAATGGCTGATGTTGCAGCAGGAGAAACCAGAGGATTATGTCATCGCAACCGGTGTGCAGCATTCTGTACGGGAATTTGTTGCAATTGCGGCAGCAGAGCTCGGCATGTCATTGAACTGGCAAGGAAAGGGCTTGGATGAGATCGGTATTGAAGAAAAAAGTGGCAAAACAATTGTGAAAATTGACCCACGCTATTTTCGCCCTACAGAGGTGGAGACTCTCTTGGGTGATCCGTCCAAGGCAAAGAAACAATTAGGCTGGGAGCCAAAGATTAGCTTTGCCGAGATGGTGCAGGAAATGGTTGTTGAAGATTTGAAGACGGCAGAGCGCGACCAAATGATTCGTCAAAAAGGATATAAGGCCTATAATTATTTTGAGTAG
- a CDS encoding ribonuclease HII, producing the protein MRKDTAASSSFLFPSNPDGDTFAHERSLKKQGLLHVAGVDEAGRGPLAGPVIAGCVIFLSEPQAQQYRDSKKLTAKQRDRLYAMLHASDAIIGVGITEPAEIDQINILQASLLAMQRAVQDCGKNGKLSPDFLLVDGTFKVPLELPQQPLTKGESKSASIAAASIIAKVTRDRLMAEYHLQYPQYNFQQHKGYPTKAHRAAIAEFGPSPLHRKTFKGVREFCQEKKPEEQAEQKSLWK; encoded by the coding sequence ATGCGTAAAGATACAGCCGCCTCTTCTTCCTTCCTTTTTCCGTCAAATCCAGACGGTGATACCTTTGCCCACGAGCGCAGCCTGAAAAAACAAGGGCTTCTTCACGTTGCCGGAGTTGATGAAGCGGGTCGCGGCCCCTTGGCCGGACCGGTTATTGCCGGTTGCGTAATTTTTCTTTCCGAACCCCAAGCGCAACAGTATCGTGACTCCAAAAAACTCACCGCAAAGCAGCGCGACAGGCTCTATGCAATGTTGCATGCTTCCGATGCGATTATCGGTGTAGGGATTACTGAGCCAGCTGAAATCGACCAGATAAATATCCTGCAAGCCTCCCTGCTTGCTATGCAGCGGGCTGTACAGGACTGCGGCAAAAACGGCAAGTTATCTCCTGACTTTCTTTTAGTTGACGGAACTTTCAAGGTGCCGCTGGAACTTCCTCAGCAGCCGCTGACAAAAGGTGAATCAAAAAGTGCCTCAATAGCAGCAGCCTCTATTATCGCCAAGGTCACACGAGACCGTCTGATGGCGGAATATCATCTCCAATACCCGCAATATAATTTCCAGCAGCATAAGGGATACCCAACCAAGGCACACCGGGCTGCTATAGCTGAATTTGGCCCCTCTCCTCTCCACAGAAAAACCTTTAAGGGAGTGCGAGAATTTTGTCAGGAAAAAAAACCTGAAGAACAGGCTGAGCAGAAGTCTCTATGGAAGTAG
- the rplS gene encoding 50S ribosomal protein L19, with protein MNIIDKIDQEQMRFDLPDFRPGDTVKVHIRIIEGNKERVQIFQGVVLKRKRGKMDATFTVRKISHGAVGVEKTFALHSPRLETIEVVSEGRVRRSRLYYLRDRRGKAARIRERGRV; from the coding sequence ATGAATATTATTGATAAGATTGATCAGGAACAAATGCGTTTTGACCTGCCGGATTTTCGTCCGGGCGATACTGTAAAGGTACATATACGTATTATTGAGGGAAACAAGGAACGCGTTCAGATATTTCAGGGAGTTGTGCTGAAAAGAAAACGTGGCAAGATGGATGCCACCTTTACCGTGCGTAAAATTTCTCATGGTGCTGTCGGCGTTGAAAAAACCTTTGCCCTGCACTCTCCTCGTCTTGAAACCATCGAAGTGGTTTCCGAGGGTCGGGTACGTCGTTCCCGTCTGTACTATTTGCGTGATCGTCGAGGCAAGGCAGCCCGTATTCGCGAGCGCGGAAGAGTATAA
- a CDS encoding RNA methyltransferase — translation MTEILDTVDTAFRLDIALIHYPVVNKKQELIGSAVTNLDLHDIARAGKTFGVGTYWVVTPYEQQQELAADIAGHWTQGYGGTVNPDRAEALSIIQIRASLGQVLAEMSEQGGRVPLVVATSAGQLCTRISYKALRRTLQEGRSVLLLLGTAWGLAPEVTEQADAALPPIVGSGTYNHLSVRSAASICLDRLCGARDDTG, via the coding sequence ATGACTGAGATATTGGACACAGTGGACACAGCTTTTCGACTTGATATTGCTTTGATCCATTATCCGGTTGTCAATAAAAAACAGGAGTTGATTGGCTCTGCGGTCACCAACTTGGACTTGCATGATATCGCCCGAGCAGGAAAAACCTTCGGGGTAGGAACGTATTGGGTAGTGACCCCGTATGAGCAGCAGCAGGAGCTGGCTGCGGATATTGCAGGTCATTGGACCCAAGGATATGGCGGCACTGTCAATCCTGATCGGGCCGAAGCCTTGTCGATCATCCAAATACGTGCAAGCTTGGGCCAAGTTCTTGCTGAAATGAGTGAGCAGGGCGGACGTGTACCTTTGGTGGTTGCTACCAGTGCCGGTCAGCTGTGTACACGAATCAGCTATAAGGCATTACGTCGTACGCTCCAAGAAGGAAGATCAGTGCTTCTCCTCCTCGGAACGGCTTGGGGCTTAGCTCCCGAGGTGACAGAGCAGGCTGATGCAGCCCTCCCTCCTATCGTGGGATCGGGGACATATAATCATCTCTCGGTGCGTTCAGCAGCTTCGATCTGTTTGGATCGGCTGTGCGGTGCTCGGGACGATACGGGCTGA
- the trmD gene encoding tRNA (guanosine(37)-N1)-methyltransferase TrmD → MRSTTDALMRFEILTIFPDLFTTPLQEGILKRALQADQIRVNLHNIRDWATDKHAMTDDRPFGGGEGMVMKPEPLAACLQDVQADGQGTVILLSPRGSVYNQDTAERLAGLEKLILVCGRYEGVDERFRRLYVDEELSIGDYILTGGELAAMVVIDSVTRMLPGVLGCADSATRDTFSCGLLKHGQYTRPREFAGLTVPDVLLSGDHARIEEYRFLDSVRETLNKRPELLRKVEFTKSERKQLRQAGLFNQVQQAAVGSPQDD, encoded by the coding sequence TTGAGATCAACAACTGATGCTCTGATGCGCTTTGAGATCCTGACAATTTTTCCGGATCTGTTTACGACTCCCTTACAGGAAGGCATTCTGAAAAGAGCCCTGCAGGCTGATCAAATCAGGGTGAACCTCCATAATATACGGGATTGGGCAACAGATAAACATGCCATGACCGATGATCGTCCCTTTGGCGGCGGCGAAGGCATGGTGATGAAACCCGAACCTCTGGCAGCTTGTCTGCAAGATGTTCAGGCCGATGGACAAGGGACTGTGATTCTCCTTTCCCCACGCGGTTCCGTATATAATCAGGATACTGCCGAGCGTCTAGCTGGTCTTGAAAAACTTATTCTGGTCTGCGGACGGTATGAAGGGGTGGATGAACGCTTTCGCCGTCTCTACGTTGACGAGGAATTGTCCATCGGGGATTATATCCTTACCGGTGGAGAATTGGCCGCTATGGTAGTGATTGACTCTGTTACCCGGATGCTGCCGGGAGTCTTGGGCTGCGCAGATTCCGCAACGCGAGACACCTTCAGTTGCGGCCTGCTCAAACATGGGCAGTACACACGACCTCGTGAATTTGCTGGACTAACTGTACCGGATGTGCTGTTGAGCGGGGACCATGCCCGAATTGAAGAATATCGCTTTCTCGATTCAGTGCGTGAGACCCTCAATAAACGTCCTGAGCTGTTACGTAAGGTTGAGTTCACAAAGTCGGAAAGAAAACAGCTGCGTCAAGCCGGGCTTTTCAATCAGGTGCAGCAGGCAGCGGTCGGATCGCCCCAGGATGACTGA